A stretch of the Flavobacterium sp. 5 genome encodes the following:
- a CDS encoding prohibitin family protein, whose translation MILLIILGIILLIFGFILTNRVNPISKFTGLFRIIGFILIVLGLFSSMFKQIDAGKVGVKSLYGSVDSEVLESGLHIINPLLDITEFDVQTQNYTMSAIHGEGTQEGDDAIRVLSNDGLEVVIDLTVLYRVIPTDAPKIFKNIGVGYTDKIVRPITRTRIRDNAVFYDAVALYSTKRNEFQERIFKSIESDFKNRGLVLEQLLIRNIDLPISVKKSIESKINAEQDAQKMTFVLQKEKQEAERKRVEAQGIADYQRIISLGLTDKQLQYEQIKAQKELAASSNSKIIFMNGKGNAPVILSDK comes from the coding sequence ATGATACTACTTATTATTCTTGGAATAATTTTACTAATTTTTGGATTTATATTAACCAATAGGGTTAATCCAATTTCGAAATTTACTGGTTTATTTAGAATTATTGGATTTATCTTAATTGTTTTGGGGCTGTTTTCTTCTATGTTCAAGCAAATTGATGCTGGAAAAGTAGGAGTGAAGTCTCTTTATGGAAGTGTAGATTCTGAAGTTCTGGAAAGCGGTTTACATATTATAAATCCTCTTTTGGATATTACCGAATTTGATGTACAGACACAAAATTATACTATGTCTGCTATTCATGGCGAGGGAACTCAAGAAGGAGATGACGCCATTCGTGTTTTATCGAATGATGGGCTGGAAGTAGTAATTGATTTGACAGTTTTGTATCGTGTCATTCCTACGGATGCTCCAAAAATTTTTAAAAATATTGGGGTGGGGTATACTGATAAAATAGTGAGACCTATTACAAGAACAAGGATAAGAGACAATGCTGTTTTTTATGATGCAGTTGCTTTGTATTCGACCAAAAGAAATGAATTTCAGGAACGAATTTTCAAAAGTATCGAATCTGATTTCAAAAATAGAGGTTTAGTTCTAGAACAATTATTGATTAGAAATATCGATCTTCCTATTTCAGTCAAAAAATCGATAGAAAGTAAAATTAATGCAGAACAAGATGCTCAAAAAATGACATTTGTCCTTCAAAAAGAAAAACAAGAGGCCGAACGTAAAAGAGTAGAAGCACAAGGTATTGCCGATTATCAGAGAATTATATCATTGGGACTTACTGATAAGCAGTTACAATATGAACAAATTAAGGCCCAAAAAGAGTTAGCAGCTTCTTCAAATTCTAAAATTATTTTTATGAATGGAAAAGGAAATGCACCAGTTATTTTATCCGATAAGTAA
- a CDS encoding DUF3857 domain-containing protein — protein MKSIFTFFFFLLSFSIFAQDKAEIETFFWGKSDEYNKVTEVPSKWKDESAVIIYKNEYYDYHKFGTSVKYTSAIRKRIKLQDLAAVKEFSEFSFEDKFYSNKGYTSKKSTSILGVKILKPNGKEIIIDIEKEAKEIDKEKKIAISNLEVGDIIDMYFYSIEPFNSKYELGFDPEETTLGDTYPIMNLKINFKTENDFFLNFNTYNGAPELKEIKTNKGGERQYVLEAKDIEKNEFPRWFYPLAEMPCYKFQVFFARSGKFEERAYAFLSEKESVVKKTVSKEEVFEFYNDKFRPAGDLSPVEKFIKNNKFSSDEEKVREVYYFARHKFYTQFIEPLVVENQKLFSVYKYYQDDFTWYMDSQTRFINYFMKFLKENKIDYDLIVATGRENGSIDDLLIQQNLKVLLRINTPKPIYLDEFSSFSNTDIFDSNLEGTKAYVMQISKGKKIVDAVNTTLPETSANDNASKVVSNITIADDFSTIKVNREMQYLGHIKEEEQSDRVKFYDYVHEDNSKYITESLNDRIKSKKERAKYIKEYDAFISKLKEQLSEKYKKDISEEFGFEIEDYTFSTVNTGRYGTNSPLILNEGFAIKKDLIKKAGNNYIFEIGKFLTKQVEITKKEKDRKNNVYSPYPRSYENEIVFEIPSGYTASGIEKLNKKVQNETGEFISTAKIEGNKLTIKTSKKYNKYYWPNADWKKMISFLDEAYQFTQEKVLLKKK, from the coding sequence ATGAAATCTATTTTTACTTTTTTCTTCTTTTTATTAAGTTTTTCAATTTTTGCTCAAGACAAGGCCGAAATTGAAACTTTTTTTTGGGGAAAGTCCGATGAATATAATAAGGTTACGGAAGTTCCTAGCAAATGGAAAGATGAATCGGCTGTTATAATTTATAAAAATGAATATTATGACTATCATAAATTTGGCACAAGTGTAAAATATACTTCTGCTATAAGAAAAAGAATTAAATTACAGGATTTAGCTGCGGTTAAAGAGTTTTCTGAATTCTCTTTTGAAGACAAATTTTATTCGAATAAAGGGTATACTTCTAAAAAGTCAACCAGCATTCTTGGGGTAAAAATACTCAAACCAAATGGTAAAGAAATTATAATTGATATTGAAAAGGAAGCGAAAGAAATTGACAAAGAAAAAAAGATAGCCATTTCAAATCTTGAAGTTGGAGATATAATTGATATGTATTTCTACAGTATTGAACCTTTTAATTCCAAATATGAATTAGGATTTGATCCAGAGGAAACTACACTTGGTGACACTTATCCAATAATGAATTTAAAAATTAATTTTAAAACTGAAAATGATTTTTTTCTAAATTTCAATACTTATAATGGAGCTCCAGAACTCAAAGAAATAAAGACAAACAAAGGTGGCGAAAGACAATATGTATTAGAAGCCAAAGATATTGAAAAGAATGAATTTCCTCGTTGGTTTTATCCATTGGCAGAAATGCCATGTTATAAATTTCAAGTGTTTTTTGCAAGATCAGGAAAATTTGAAGAAAGAGCATATGCCTTTTTATCTGAAAAAGAAAGTGTTGTAAAAAAGACCGTTTCAAAAGAAGAAGTCTTTGAATTTTATAATGATAAATTCAGACCTGCTGGAGATTTATCACCGGTAGAAAAATTTATAAAAAACAATAAATTTTCGAGTGACGAAGAAAAAGTAAGGGAAGTGTATTATTTTGCCAGACATAAGTTCTACACTCAATTCATTGAACCATTGGTGGTAGAAAATCAAAAACTATTTAGTGTCTACAAATATTACCAAGATGACTTTACATGGTATATGGATTCTCAAACAAGATTTATTAATTATTTCATGAAGTTCCTAAAAGAGAACAAAATTGATTATGATTTAATTGTAGCAACTGGTAGAGAAAATGGATCAATCGATGACTTACTAATTCAGCAAAACTTAAAAGTTCTTCTTAGAATAAACACTCCAAAACCTATCTATTTAGATGAGTTTTCGTCATTTTCAAACACGGATATATTTGATAGCAATCTAGAAGGTACAAAAGCCTATGTTATGCAAATTTCAAAAGGAAAAAAAATTGTAGATGCCGTAAATACTACTTTACCAGAAACATCAGCCAATGATAATGCTTCGAAAGTTGTGTCAAACATAACTATTGCAGATGATTTTTCAACTATAAAAGTCAATCGTGAAATGCAATATTTAGGGCACATTAAAGAAGAAGAACAATCTGATCGTGTAAAGTTTTATGATTATGTACATGAAGATAATTCTAAATACATCACAGAATCTTTAAATGATCGTATAAAGAGTAAAAAAGAAAGAGCAAAATACATAAAAGAATACGATGCATTTATAAGTAAACTTAAAGAACAACTATCAGAAAAATATAAAAAAGATATAAGCGAAGAATTTGGTTTTGAAATAGAAGACTATACTTTTTCTACTGTAAACACAGGAAGATACGGAACAAACTCTCCACTTATTTTAAATGAAGGTTTCGCAATCAAAAAGGATTTAATAAAAAAAGCCGGTAATAATTATATCTTTGAAATTGGAAAATTCCTAACCAAACAAGTAGAAATTACCAAAAAAGAAAAGGATAGAAAAAACAATGTGTATTCGCCTTACCCACGTAGCTACGAAAATGAAATTGTATTTGAAATCCCTTCAGGATATACTGCTTCTGGAATTGAAAAACTGAATAAAAAAGTACAAAATGAAACTGGAGAATTTATTAGTACTGCAAAAATAGAAGGCAACAAATTAACTATTAAAACATCAAAGAAATACAATAAATACTATTGGCCAAATGCAGATTGGAAAAAAATGATTTCTTTTTTAGATGAAGCCTATCAATTCACTCAAGAGAAAGTTTTATTGAAGAAAAAGTAA
- a CDS encoding transglutaminase family protein has translation MIRIASKVLVILLFSTPLFAQKNIDPTDADLTKAKTLRETYTKDDVAILESSENITFDINKDQTKVIVKHKVNELLMNINHRADIQKYEFYDSESKIEEFSLNFRNDKKTDFSIHDEFYKDNDLFYNDAHVKYMKIDFPVQGYTYKYALEKKYDDVKYFTALYFNDEFPVLKKQITVTVPSWLNIELKEFNFDGNNITKQETKDSKNNTVFTYTLSNIPAIYKEEDSPGRSYLYPHILVIAKSFKYKEKEVVLFNSTADLYKWYKSLIDTMKDDPTVFKDKVNELTAKAKTDEEKIKNIYYWVQDNIRYIAFEDGIAGFKPDESNHVFQNRYGDCKGMANLIKQMLKVAGFDARLTWIGTKHIAYDYKTPSLAVDNHMICTVFLKGKKYFLDGTENYVPFGENAERIQNKEVMIENGNDFIIEKVPLVTDLANKESYKSKIFIEGDKLKGTCSRNYSGESRTQFLKIYSSFKTDKKREKLENYLSSQDKNIQVNNIKTSDLNNREIKLNIDYDIAIDNKVSTFDNEMYIDLEYSHDFKDLELKDRKTDYQFDYKENFETSTVFVIPTGYKVSKIPTDLIVKENNYSVSITFQKTDKEIIYKKQFVFKNAEIKASEIQKWNAFNKDLNSNYNQQIVLTKTQ, from the coding sequence ATGATTCGAATTGCCTCGAAAGTATTAGTAATCCTACTGTTTTCAACTCCCTTATTCGCTCAAAAAAACATTGACCCAACCGATGCTGATTTAACAAAAGCGAAAACACTACGCGAAACTTATACAAAAGACGATGTTGCCATATTAGAAAGTTCTGAAAACATAACTTTTGATATAAACAAAGACCAAACCAAGGTCATTGTAAAACACAAAGTGAATGAACTTTTGATGAATATCAACCATAGAGCTGATATTCAAAAATATGAATTTTACGATAGTGAGTCTAAAATTGAAGAGTTTAGTTTGAATTTTAGAAATGATAAAAAAACAGATTTTAGTATTCACGACGAATTTTACAAAGACAACGATTTATTTTATAATGATGCCCATGTAAAATACATGAAAATTGACTTTCCAGTACAAGGATACACCTATAAATACGCATTGGAAAAAAAATATGACGACGTTAAATATTTTACCGCGCTCTATTTCAATGACGAATTTCCCGTTTTAAAAAAACAAATTACCGTTACTGTACCTTCTTGGCTAAACATTGAACTAAAAGAATTCAATTTTGACGGCAACAATATTACCAAACAAGAAACAAAAGACTCAAAAAACAATACTGTTTTTACTTATACCCTAAGCAATATTCCTGCGATATATAAGGAAGAAGATTCCCCAGGAAGAAGCTATCTGTATCCACATATTTTAGTAATAGCAAAATCATTTAAATACAAAGAGAAAGAAGTTGTTTTATTTAATTCAACCGCAGACTTATACAAATGGTATAAATCATTGATTGATACAATGAAAGATGACCCCACTGTTTTTAAAGATAAAGTAAACGAACTTACTGCAAAAGCTAAAACAGATGAAGAAAAAATAAAAAACATCTATTATTGGGTTCAAGACAATATTAGATACATAGCTTTTGAAGATGGTATAGCCGGTTTTAAGCCAGATGAATCTAATCACGTATTTCAGAATCGTTATGGAGATTGCAAAGGAATGGCCAACCTAATAAAACAAATGCTAAAAGTAGCTGGTTTTGATGCACGTTTAACTTGGATTGGAACCAAACATATAGCCTATGATTATAAAACACCATCATTAGCGGTTGACAATCATATGATTTGTACTGTCTTTCTCAAAGGAAAGAAATACTTCCTTGATGGTACAGAAAATTATGTTCCTTTTGGAGAAAATGCCGAAAGAATTCAGAACAAAGAAGTTATGATTGAAAACGGAAATGATTTTATTATAGAAAAAGTTCCATTGGTTACTGATTTGGCAAATAAAGAATCATACAAATCTAAAATTTTTATCGAAGGAGACAAATTAAAAGGGACTTGTTCCAGAAATTATTCTGGAGAAAGTAGAACTCAATTTTTAAAAATCTACTCTTCTTTTAAAACCGATAAAAAAAGAGAAAAACTTGAAAACTATTTATCTTCTCAGGACAAAAACATCCAAGTTAATAATATAAAAACCTCTGATTTAAATAACAGAGAAATAAAACTAAATATTGATTATGACATTGCTATCGACAATAAAGTCTCAACTTTTGATAATGAAATGTATATTGATTTAGAATACAGTCATGATTTCAAAGATTTAGAACTAAAAGACAGAAAAACTGATTACCAATTTGATTATAAAGAAAATTTTGAAACAAGCACCGTATTTGTAATCCCAACTGGATATAAAGTAAGCAAAATCCCAACTGATCTGATAGTAAAAGAAAATAATTATAGTGTTTCAATAACTTTTCAGAAAACCGACAAAGAAATCATTTACAAGAAGCAATTTGTTTTTAAAAATGCTGAAATAAAAGCAAGCGAAATACAAAAATGGAATGCTTTCAATAAAGACCTTAATTCAAACTATAATCAACAAATTGTACTAACAAAAACACAGTAA
- a CDS encoding RNA polymerase sigma factor, with amino-acid sequence MHRDAQRQVYELMAPKLYRTCKRYLKKEEEIEEALADAFYTIFTKLDQLKEFGAFEAWCRKITVNHCLATIKKKTNFNLYLDDVKTISQPFTDEVTELEEEDLLNLLNHIPDGCKTIFNLFVIEGFSHKEIAAMLNISEGTSKSQLNASKTKLKELVNNLYYQKAK; translated from the coding sequence ATGCATCGCGACGCCCAGCGTCAGGTGTATGAGCTTATGGCTCCAAAACTGTATCGCACTTGCAAGCGTTACCTAAAGAAAGAAGAAGAAATAGAAGAAGCCTTAGCCGATGCTTTCTACACTATTTTTACAAAACTCGATCAACTGAAAGAGTTTGGTGCTTTTGAAGCTTGGTGTCGAAAAATCACGGTCAATCATTGTTTGGCAACCATCAAGAAAAAAACCAATTTCAATTTGTATCTCGATGATGTAAAAACTATTTCACAACCTTTTACAGACGAAGTGACAGAACTTGAAGAGGAAGATTTACTCAATTTACTAAATCACATCCCTGACGGTTGCAAAACCATTTTTAATCTTTTCGTTATTGAAGGTTTCAGTCACAAAGAAATTGCAGCTATGCTTAACATTTCTGAAGGCACTTCTAAATCACAATTGAATGCTTCAAAAACCAAGCTCAAAGAGTTAGTAAACAATTTGTATTACCAAAAAGCGAAATAG
- a CDS encoding cytochrome-c peroxidase, whose translation MNTNARFNEFDRAYFITKYLNPLSKSIYETQLSFKIPFFKETRGLKVTAQTLFDKNVFDAEAFSGFPDYKTTKEKIDLGKLLFNDPILSGDNSRSCASCHHSDKAFTDGLEKAVSLDGTMMVKRNTPTLRNIAFQRSFFYDSRVNYLEDQAIAVITNVNEMHGSLDKSALDLKKSKKYAADFKKAFPNKEITAFEIKNALASYIRSLSDYDSKFDGYMRGENQMDLDEIAGFNLFTGKAKCATCHFIPLTNGTVPPNFDRSESEVLGVPGKNKKIDIDFGKYDLTHAEVNRYSFKTPTIRNIALTAPYMHNGFFKTLEEVVDFYDQGGGSGLSFNLPNQTLPTDKLKLTPLEKKQLIAFMKTLTDKKLY comes from the coding sequence TTGAATACAAATGCGAGGTTTAATGAATTTGACAGAGCTTATTTTATTACAAAGTATTTAAATCCTTTGAGTAAATCTATTTATGAAACACAGTTAAGTTTTAAAATTCCTTTTTTTAAAGAAACTCGTGGATTGAAAGTGACTGCTCAAACCTTATTTGATAAAAATGTTTTTGATGCTGAAGCATTTTCTGGATTTCCAGATTATAAAACGACTAAAGAAAAAATAGATTTGGGTAAATTATTGTTTAATGACCCAATTTTATCGGGTGATAATTCTCGTTCTTGTGCTTCTTGCCATCATTCGGATAAAGCTTTTACTGACGGATTGGAGAAAGCAGTTTCATTGGACGGTACAATGATGGTAAAAAGAAATACACCAACATTAAGGAATATCGCTTTTCAGCGTAGTTTTTTTTATGATTCGAGAGTAAATTATTTAGAGGATCAGGCAATTGCTGTGATTACAAACGTAAATGAAATGCATGGATCTCTTGATAAATCAGCTTTGGATTTAAAGAAAAGCAAAAAATATGCTGCTGATTTTAAAAAAGCATTTCCAAACAAAGAAATTACTGCTTTTGAGATAAAAAATGCTTTGGCATCTTACATTCGATCTTTGAGTGATTATGATTCCAAATTCGATGGGTATATGAGAGGTGAAAATCAGATGGATCTCGACGAAATAGCGGGTTTTAATTTATTTACAGGTAAAGCTAAATGTGCAACATGTCATTTTATTCCTTTGACAAATGGAACTGTTCCTCCCAATTTTGACAGATCGGAAAGTGAAGTTCTTGGGGTTCCTGGGAAAAACAAAAAGATAGATATTGATTTTGGTAAATATGATTTGACACACGCTGAAGTGAATCGTTATTCTTTTAAAACACCAACAATTCGTAATATTGCTTTAACGGCTCCTTATATGCATAATGGTTTTTTTAAAACATTAGAAGAAGTTGTAGATTTTTATGATCAAGGCGGTGGAAGCGGTTTGAGTTTTAATTTGCCTAATCAAACTTTACCAACTGATAAATTAAAATTAACTCCTTTAGAAAAAAAGCAATTAATAGCTTTTATGAAAACTTTGACGGATAAAAAATTATATTAA
- the meaB gene encoding methylmalonyl Co-A mutase-associated GTPase MeaB, with translation MPNNKKNPSALNEKAGISPPEIISTSALQNIKEFRKKQPSATELIKGIISKDITALSRAITLIESTNTAHLSKANEVIQGCLPHANKSIRIGITGVPGVGKSTFIEAFGKHLTSLGYKIAVLAVDPSSTISHGSILGDKTRMEELVKDQNAFIRPSASGETLGGVARKTRETIILCEACGFNIILIETVGVGQSETAVHGMVDFFLLLKIAGAGDELQGIKRGIMEMADAIVINKADGDNIKKATLAKVEFNRALHLFPSKKSGWVPTTATCSAITHDGIENVWQTISDYLELVHTNDYFAEKRKEQNQFWMKETINEQLKTHFYNQPNIIELLETNRKAVQDNEISPFVAAQLLLDRYFKK, from the coding sequence TTGCCTAACAACAAAAAAAATCCAAGCGCATTAAACGAAAAAGCTGGTATTTCACCACCCGAAATTATCAGTACAAGTGCTTTGCAAAACATTAAGGAGTTTAGAAAGAAACAACCGTCTGCTACAGAATTAATCAAAGGTATTATATCAAAAGATATCACAGCGTTAAGCCGTGCCATAACTTTAATAGAAAGTACAAATACGGCACATTTATCCAAAGCCAATGAAGTTATCCAAGGCTGTTTACCACATGCAAATAAATCAATACGCATAGGTATTACTGGTGTACCCGGAGTTGGAAAAAGCACGTTTATTGAAGCTTTTGGAAAACACTTAACTAGTTTAGGCTACAAAATAGCAGTTCTTGCTGTAGACCCCAGCAGTACTATTTCACACGGAAGTATTTTAGGCGATAAAACCCGAATGGAAGAATTAGTAAAAGATCAAAATGCATTTATTCGCCCATCGGCATCTGGAGAAACTTTAGGAGGTGTGGCTCGAAAAACTCGAGAAACAATTATTCTTTGCGAAGCATGTGGTTTTAATATAATTCTAATTGAAACCGTTGGTGTGGGACAAAGTGAAACTGCAGTCCACGGCATGGTCGATTTCTTTTTGCTTTTAAAAATAGCTGGTGCAGGAGATGAATTACAAGGAATCAAACGAGGGATTATGGAAATGGCAGATGCCATAGTTATAAATAAAGCCGATGGTGATAATATTAAAAAAGCAACCTTAGCAAAAGTCGAATTTAACAGAGCCTTGCATTTATTTCCTTCTAAAAAATCAGGATGGGTTCCGACAACTGCTACTTGTAGTGCCATAACTCATGATGGAATTGAGAATGTCTGGCAAACTATTTCAGATTATCTAGAGTTAGTACATACCAATGATTATTTTGCAGAAAAACGAAAAGAACAAAATCAGTTTTGGATGAAGGAAACCATAAATGAGCAATTAAAAACTCATTTTTACAATCAACCAAATATCATTGAACTATTAGAAACCAATAGAAAAGCGGTACAAGATAATGAGATATCCCCTTTTGTCGCTGCACAACTATTATTAGACCGTTATTTCAAAAAATAA
- a CDS encoding MATE family efflux transporter, whose translation MNFSQYTKEFTYNIKLAYPVILGMLGHTLIGIVDNYMVGNLGSTELAAVSLGNSFIFLAMAIGIGFSTAITPLVAEADAEKNDKKIRTTFHHGLLLCTILGVSLFIITVLSKQLMYFMDQPKAVVLLAAPYIDWVAFSLIPVVMYQGYKQFADGLSLTKYSMYSIILTNVVHVFFNYVLIYGFWIFPKLGVTGAALGTVISRIMMVVFMHYLMKHNAVMSQYFKNFTFKEIKKSIIKKIVALGVPSALQMLFEVTLFTAAIWLSGSLGKNSQAANQIALILASSTFMVAMGLSVTAMIRVGHSRGVSDYKNLIIVARSIFLLAIITEAVFALIFIVFHNFLPHLFLNMHDPAQALDNKEIIMITSKLLLIAAIFQISDGIQVVVLGALRGLQDVKIPMYITFVAYWIIGFPISFYLGKYTELKAVGVWIGLLAGLTSAALFLYIRFARLTRKLVVKHTEK comes from the coding sequence ATGAACTTCTCTCAATACACCAAAGAATTTACCTATAATATTAAATTGGCTTACCCTGTAATTCTTGGAATGCTAGGGCATACTTTGATAGGTATTGTAGATAATTATATGGTTGGAAATCTGGGTTCGACAGAGTTGGCTGCTGTTTCCTTAGGTAATAGTTTTATCTTTTTGGCTATGGCTATTGGAATTGGGTTTTCTACTGCGATTACACCTTTGGTGGCCGAAGCTGATGCGGAGAAAAATGATAAAAAAATTCGAACTACTTTTCATCATGGCTTGTTGTTATGTACTATTTTGGGCGTGTCTTTGTTTATCATAACTGTATTGTCTAAGCAATTAATGTATTTTATGGATCAGCCAAAAGCAGTGGTTTTACTTGCCGCTCCTTATATTGATTGGGTTGCTTTTTCTTTGATTCCTGTTGTAATGTATCAGGGGTATAAGCAATTTGCCGATGGGTTGTCTTTGACTAAATATTCGATGTATTCGATTATTTTGACTAATGTAGTACACGTATTTTTTAATTATGTATTGATTTATGGCTTTTGGATTTTTCCAAAACTTGGAGTGACTGGAGCTGCTCTGGGAACCGTAATTTCTAGAATTATGATGGTGGTTTTTATGCATTATCTAATGAAACATAATGCTGTTATGAGTCAGTATTTTAAAAATTTTACTTTTAAAGAAATTAAAAAATCAATTATTAAAAAAATTGTTGCTCTTGGAGTTCCGTCGGCTTTACAAATGTTGTTTGAGGTAACATTGTTTACTGCTGCAATATGGCTTTCTGGATCTTTGGGCAAAAATAGTCAGGCAGCCAATCAAATTGCATTGATTTTGGCTTCTTCAACATTTATGGTAGCCATGGGTTTGAGCGTTACAGCAATGATTCGAGTAGGTCATTCGAGAGGTGTATCAGATTATAAAAATTTAATTATTGTAGCACGTTCCATTTTTTTACTAGCAATAATTACTGAAGCTGTATTTGCATTGATCTTTATCGTTTTTCATAATTTCTTACCACATTTGTTTTTGAACATGCACGATCCAGCACAGGCTCTTGATAATAAAGAAATCATTATGATAACTTCAAAATTATTATTGATAGCCGCTATTTTTCAAATTTCTGATGGAATACAGGTAGTAGTCTTGGGAGCTTTAAGAGGTCTACAGGATGTGAAAATTCCAATGTACATTACATTTGTGGCATATTGGATAATAGGTTTTCCTATATCTTTTTATTTAGGAAAATATACCGAATTGAAAGCTGTTGGCGTTTGGATCGGTCTCTTGGCAGGTTTGACTTCTGCTGCTTTGTTTTTGTACATTCGGTTTGCTCGTTTGACAAGAAAGTTAGTTGTAAAACATACTGAAAAATAA